In Chlamydia gallinacea 08-1274/3, the sequence GCAGGGGATAACAGCAAGTGAAGTTCTGAATACTTTGGATGAGGAAACTTTGGGAAAGGTATTTCGTGAATATGGGGAAGAACCTCATTGGAAAAGTGTAGCCAAAGCAATTGTCAATTTCCGTAAACGCAAGAAAATTCTTACAGTTAGTGATTTAAAAGAGGCTGTGACCCAGGCTTTGCCTTCTTATCGTTTTCGAAAAAAGATCCACCCACTTACTTTAGTATTCCAAGCGTTACGTGTCTATGTGAATCAAGAGGATAGTCAATTGCAAGTATTGTTAGAGTCTGCTATCCATTGGTTAGCTCCTCAGGGGCGTTTTTTGGTAATTTCTTTTTGTAGTTCTGAAGATCGTCCTGTAAAATGGTTTTTCCGCAAAGCTCAGGACCAGGGATTAGGAAGAGTTTTGACTAAGAAAGTCATTATGCCAACTTATGAAGAAATTCGTAACAATCCTAGAGCGCGATCAGCAAAATTACGGTGTTTTGAAAAATCTATCTCATGAATAAGTATCGTTTCTTACGATTAGTTTTATGTTTTTGTTTTCTTGGGAGTTTGTTGTATTCGTATGTGAATAAACAAAATGATTTAACAAAGCTTCGGTTGGAAATTCCTTGTTTATGGTCTACCTTGCGTCAAAGAGAACAAGAGAATGTAGCTTTGGGTTTTCTTATTGATAAGTTAGAAAGTCCCGAGCATTTGATGCACATTGCTCGTTTGTCTGAGTATCAATATTTACATTATCCTAGTGAAGAGAAAGAATATATTTTGATCCATGAATCATCGTAAATATTTAGCTCTGATTACTTGTGGGGTGCTACTTTCTTATTCTCTTCTTATCCTACGTTATTATAAAATTCAGATTTGCGAAGGAAAGCATTGGGCCATTGAGGCTCTCGGTCAACATGAATTTCGTGTTAAAGATCCTTTTCGTCGGGGAACATTTTTTTCTCAGATGAATGCTCGTTCTGGTGAACAGGAGCAGTTTCAGCCTTTAGCTGTAGATATTACTAAATTTCATTTGTGTGTAGATGCTGTTGCTATTCCTGAATGTCATCGGGACACGATAGCAAGAACCATATTTTCCCTAGTTGGCGAAGGGAATTATGCGTGCATGCGTGGGGAGTTTGATAAACGATCTCGCCATCGTAAATTAGTTCTTTGGTTAAATCATGTGGAACGGGATCGTATTCTTAGTTGGTGGAGAAAATACGCTGTGAAGCATAAATTGCCTTCTAATGCGCTATTTTTTATCTCTGATTACCAACGTTCTTATCCTTTTGGTAAACTTTTAGGGCAAGTTCTTCATACACTTAGGGATTACAAAGATGAGAAAACGGGGAAAGCATTCCCTACTGGAGGGTTAGAAGCCTATTTTAATCATATTTTAGAGGGAGAGCCGGGGGAACGTAAACTTTTACGGTCTCCTTTAAATCGTTTAGATGTTGACAAGATCACAAAAATTCCTAAAGATGGTGCAGATATTTACCTCACGGTAAATCCTTGCATACAAACTATTGCGGAAGAAGAGTTAGAGAGAGGCGTTAAGGAAGCTAAGGCAAAGGGAGGACGCCTTATTTTAATGAACTCTTATACAGGAGAGATTCTTGCTCTTGCCCAGTATCCTTTTTTTAATCCCGCGGATTACAAAACTTTTTTTAATGATAAAGAAAAGATAGAATATACCAAAGTTTCATCGGTCAGTGATGTCTTCGAACCGGGTTCTATTATGAAACCAATCACGGTTGCTATCGCTTTGCTTGCCAATGAAGAGATGGAAAAACGAGGGGAAAAGTCTCTTTTTCATCCTAATGATCCTATTGATGTTACACGCACCATATTTCCAGGTAGAAAACAATTTCCTTTAAGAGATATCTCTTTAAATCGTCGCTTAAATATGT encodes:
- the rsmH gene encoding 16S rRNA (cytosine(1402)-N(4))-methyltransferase RsmH; the encoded protein is MGERSPHIPVLLQECLSFFSDRHPKFFCDVTVGAGGHAEAFLSAYPSLQLYDGSDRDQSALSLARERLRKFGDRVQIRHASFQDLSQDFRRNHAYDGILADLGVSSMQLDTLSRGFSFQGEDHVLDMRMDRSQGITASEVLNTLDEETLGKVFREYGEEPHWKSVAKAIVNFRKRKKILTVSDLKEAVTQALPSYRFRKKIHPLTLVFQALRVYVNQEDSQLQVLLESAIHWLAPQGRFLVISFCSSEDRPVKWFFRKAQDQGLGRVLTKKVIMPTYEEIRNNPRARSAKLRCFEKSIS
- a CDS encoding peptidoglycan D,D-transpeptidase FtsI family protein, with protein sequence MNHRKYLALITCGVLLSYSLLILRYYKIQICEGKHWAIEALGQHEFRVKDPFRRGTFFSQMNARSGEQEQFQPLAVDITKFHLCVDAVAIPECHRDTIARTIFSLVGEGNYACMRGEFDKRSRHRKLVLWLNHVERDRILSWWRKYAVKHKLPSNALFFISDYQRSYPFGKLLGQVLHTLRDYKDEKTGKAFPTGGLEAYFNHILEGEPGERKLLRSPLNRLDVDKITKIPKDGADIYLTVNPCIQTIAEEELERGVKEAKAKGGRLILMNSYTGEILALAQYPFFNPADYKTFFNDKEKIEYTKVSSVSDVFEPGSIMKPITVAIALLANEEMEKRGEKSLFHPNDPIDVTRTIFPGRKQFPLRDISLNRRLNMYMAIQKSSNVYVAQLADRIVQNLGNLWYEEKLSALGFGKKTGIELPGEASGLVPSPKRFHLHGIPEWSLSTPYSLAMGYNLLVTGMQMVRAYAILANGGYDIRPTLIKKIVSSSGEEYRFRPQEKGERLLSQEIVDHVLRAMRFTTYPGGTGYRASPKNYSSAGKTGTTEKLVHGRYDKQRHISSFIGITPLYPQESCVPLVMLISIDDPDHGLREDGTKNYMGGRCAAPIFARVADRVLPYLGVREDKKTYDYTSEVSAIKSLYEEWNRLGK